One region of Candidatus Neomarinimicrobiota bacterium genomic DNA includes:
- a CDS encoding isocitrate/isopropylmalate dehydrogenase family protein: MKKKIAVIPGDGTGKEVTREATKVLETLTDLNLIQFEITTFQYGADHYLETGIGLPDEAVEEFRKNYDAILMGSLGDSRIPNMAHAREIILKLRNKLDLYINERWIKVLDPELYPLNYGNPEKVDFHIFRESTEGAFVAAGGATYEHTEKEIAVQEMLYTRKGVERIIRYAFEYAVDHGMQKVTMADKSNVLRFTDGLWLRVFREVSEEFEEQVTSSHVYIDHLAYELLKRPQEFQVIVTTNLFGDILSEIGAVLQGGLGLAASGNYNPGEIGVFKSIHGSAQNIAGKNIVNPFGAILSIQLMLEFFGKPKLGLLIEDAVKQCLRNGLVTRDLDGSLGTQEVGDSLCQILENLYKNHSR, from the coding sequence ATGAAAAAGAAAATTGCAGTAATCCCCGGCGATGGGACAGGGAAAGAGGTAACCCGGGAAGCGACAAAAGTTCTCGAAACCCTCACCGATCTTAACCTCATTCAGTTCGAAATCACCACCTTTCAATATGGCGCGGATCATTATCTGGAGACAGGTATTGGATTGCCTGATGAAGCCGTAGAGGAATTTCGCAAGAATTATGATGCCATTCTCATGGGATCGTTGGGGGACAGCCGGATTCCCAACATGGCGCATGCCAGAGAAATCATCCTGAAATTGCGTAATAAACTTGACCTGTATATCAACGAACGCTGGATCAAAGTCCTGGATCCCGAACTGTATCCGCTGAACTACGGAAATCCCGAAAAAGTTGATTTTCACATATTTCGTGAATCAACAGAAGGGGCCTTCGTTGCGGCAGGTGGGGCAACCTATGAGCACACAGAAAAGGAAATTGCGGTACAGGAGATGTTGTATACCCGAAAAGGTGTGGAACGTATAATCCGCTATGCATTCGAATATGCGGTGGACCACGGGATGCAGAAAGTCACCATGGCGGATAAAAGCAACGTGTTGCGCTTCACCGACGGCCTTTGGCTGCGAGTATTCCGGGAAGTCAGTGAAGAGTTCGAAGAACAAGTCACGAGCTCGCATGTTTATATTGATCATCTTGCATATGAGTTGCTCAAAAGGCCACAGGAATTCCAGGTAATCGTCACAACTAATCTGTTTGGGGACATTTTATCTGAGATTGGAGCTGTCCTCCAGGGCGGACTCGGACTGGCGGCCTCCGGCAATTACAATCCCGGGGAAATAGGTGTTTTTAAGTCGATTCATGGCTCCGCCCAAAATATCGCCGGGAAAAATATTGTTAATCCATTCGGCGCGATCTTGTCCATTCAATTGATGCTGGAATTTTTCGGGAAACCGAAGTTGGGCCTGTTGATTGAGGATGCTGTAAAGCAATGCCTCCGGAACGGACTGGTGACCAGGGATTTGGACGGCAGCCTGGGTACTCAGGAGGTTGGGGATTCACTTTGCCAGATCCTGGAAAACCTGTATAAGAACCATTCCCGGTGA
- a CDS encoding insulinase family protein encodes MHKLKLFLSIMLLLSFVGCAGTNQQQSKSDTATDTGESAYALDQELPVGPHVEKGQFANGLTYYIRKNSRPENRMELRLVVNAGSILEDENQQGLAHFTEHMAFNGTEHFEKQELVNYLESIGMRFGPDINAYTSFDETVYMLQLPTDSASVMKEGFQVLEDWAHALTFTHEEIDKERGVVQEEWRLGRGVQARIREEQYPILFHNSRYAERLPIGKKAVLDTFHYEALTSYYNTWYRPELMGVVAIGDFDPGRIHTLIGEHFQSLEPKPEAPERKIYQVPDHEETLFAIASDPEATQSGVSIYYKQPATHEETVADYRQGIVERLYNQMFNQRLSELTQTEDPPFLSGYSGQGQFVRSKEFYYLGATVEDNGLLRGFETLLTEAERVRKHGFTATELEREKQSILRSIEQTYRERNKTRSRRYASEYIRNFLFNEPIPGIEYEYAVYREYVPTISLEEVNQLAEEWITDKNRVVMTESPEKEGNRIPGEEDLRGIMQKVADKDIVAYKDDVKDQPLMEKVPEPAEIVADTIYEDVGVTEWTLANGIRVALKPTDFKNDEVRFASFSWGGTSLVPDSNLIPAETAISIIGQSGVGDFSEIQLGKLLSDKVVSVSPYIGQLSEGMSGSASPEDLETMFQLISLYFTEIRRDSTAFASFKSRYKAYYANQGANPERAYQDTLTTTLTQHHPRFKPYTVETFEQMDLDKSMHIYRERFADAGEFTFVFVGNFNPDSLKPLVKTYLGSLKDLPGEEQWRDVTYSYPDSVIKKTVRKGIEPKARTAIAFTGMEDWTPKKRYVASALTDYLSIKLREVVREDLGGTYGVSVNGRFPRLPRERYRIRISFGADPERIQELTDVVFAQIDSLKEHGVGKEYLQKITEIDLRNHETNLKENSYWMNQIKNAYYYGTDMGNILTYPDLVNSITTADIQKAAQRYLNMDDYVQITLLPEQQ; translated from the coding sequence ATGCATAAGTTAAAGTTATTTCTCAGTATAATGCTGTTACTGTCTTTTGTCGGCTGCGCAGGTACGAACCAGCAACAGTCTAAAAGCGATACAGCGACGGATACGGGAGAATCCGCCTATGCCCTGGATCAGGAGTTGCCTGTTGGACCGCATGTTGAAAAGGGGCAGTTTGCCAATGGGCTGACCTATTACATCCGAAAAAACTCCCGGCCAGAGAATCGGATGGAGCTGCGCCTGGTTGTGAATGCCGGTTCAATCCTGGAAGACGAAAATCAACAGGGTTTGGCACATTTCACTGAGCATATGGCGTTCAACGGGACGGAGCACTTTGAGAAACAGGAACTGGTGAATTATCTGGAGTCCATCGGGATGCGGTTTGGTCCGGATATTAATGCGTATACCAGTTTCGACGAAACCGTCTATATGCTACAGCTACCGACAGACAGTGCTTCGGTCATGAAGGAGGGATTTCAGGTGCTGGAAGACTGGGCGCATGCATTAACATTTACTCATGAGGAAATAGACAAGGAGCGGGGCGTTGTGCAGGAAGAGTGGCGCCTCGGCCGTGGTGTACAGGCCAGGATACGGGAAGAACAGTACCCGATACTTTTTCACAATTCCCGGTATGCGGAGCGGCTACCGATAGGTAAAAAGGCGGTACTCGACACCTTTCACTACGAGGCGCTTACCTCGTATTACAATACTTGGTACCGCCCGGAACTGATGGGCGTTGTTGCTATCGGGGATTTTGATCCTGGGCGAATACACACACTTATTGGAGAGCATTTTCAGTCGCTGGAACCAAAACCCGAAGCGCCGGAGCGAAAAATATATCAGGTTCCGGATCATGAGGAGACGCTTTTCGCCATCGCATCCGACCCGGAAGCCACGCAATCTGGCGTCTCCATTTATTACAAGCAGCCTGCAACACATGAAGAAACTGTGGCTGATTACCGGCAAGGCATCGTGGAGCGCCTGTACAACCAAATGTTCAACCAGCGGCTGTCTGAGTTGACGCAAACCGAAGATCCGCCATTCCTCAGTGGATATTCAGGGCAGGGACAGTTTGTCCGGTCTAAGGAGTTTTACTATCTCGGCGCCACGGTGGAAGATAATGGCCTACTGCGGGGATTTGAAACGCTGTTGACCGAAGCGGAGCGGGTGAGAAAGCACGGTTTTACAGCGACCGAGTTGGAGCGGGAAAAACAGTCGATTCTCCGGTCAATCGAACAGACGTACCGCGAACGCAACAAGACTAGATCGCGTCGATATGCCTCCGAGTATATCCGGAACTTCCTGTTTAATGAGCCAATCCCGGGAATCGAATATGAGTATGCCGTATACCGGGAATATGTCCCGACGATTAGCCTGGAGGAGGTGAACCAACTGGCGGAGGAGTGGATTACGGATAAAAATCGGGTGGTTATGACCGAATCGCCGGAAAAGGAAGGGAACCGTATTCCCGGTGAAGAAGATCTCCGTGGAATCATGCAAAAAGTTGCTGATAAAGACATCGTGGCGTACAAGGATGACGTCAAAGATCAACCGCTAATGGAAAAGGTGCCTGAACCCGCTGAGATTGTCGCCGATACCATCTACGAAGATGTCGGGGTGACGGAATGGACGCTGGCAAACGGAATCCGGGTTGCACTGAAACCGACGGATTTCAAGAATGACGAGGTGCGTTTCGCATCCTTTAGTTGGGGAGGAACTTCTCTTGTTCCGGACTCCAATCTGATTCCGGCAGAGACGGCGATAAGTATAATCGGACAAAGTGGAGTAGGTGACTTCAGCGAGATCCAGCTGGGTAAGCTGCTTTCGGATAAGGTCGTCAGCGTAAGTCCGTATATCGGTCAGCTCAGTGAAGGAATGTCCGGCAGCGCTTCCCCCGAAGATCTGGAGACCATGTTCCAACTGATTTCTCTCTATTTTACCGAAATACGACGGGACAGTACGGCCTTTGCATCGTTCAAATCCCGGTATAAGGCCTATTATGCTAATCAGGGCGCCAACCCTGAGAGAGCCTATCAGGATACGTTAACTACCACTCTGACTCAGCATCACCCACGGTTCAAACCGTATACTGTGGAGACCTTTGAGCAAATGGATCTGGACAAGTCCATGCATATTTACCGCGAGCGCTTTGCCGATGCCGGGGAGTTTACCTTTGTATTCGTCGGGAATTTCAATCCTGATTCGCTCAAACCGCTGGTCAAAACATATCTTGGTAGTCTCAAAGATTTACCAGGTGAAGAACAGTGGCGGGATGTGACCTATTCGTATCCGGACTCGGTTATTAAAAAGACAGTGAGAAAAGGGATTGAACCCAAAGCACGCACGGCCATCGCCTTTACGGGAATGGAAGATTGGACCCCGAAGAAAAGATATGTGGCTAGTGCGCTGACTGATTATCTGAGTATTAAACTCCGGGAAGTCGTCCGCGAGGATTTGGGCGGGACCTACGGTGTGTCAGTCAACGGTCGATTCCCGAGACTTCCCAGAGAAAGATATCGCATCCGGATATCGTTTGGAGCCGATCCCGAACGCATCCAGGAGTTAACTGACGTGGTATTTGCCCAGATTGACAGCCTGAAGGAGCATGGTGTTGGCAAAGAATACCTCCAAAAAATTACGGAGATTGACCTTAGAAACCACGAGACCAACCTGAAGGAAAACAGTTACTGGATGAATCAGATCAAGAATGCCTACTATTACGGAACGGATATGGGGAATATACTCACGTACCCGGATCTTGTGAATAGTATCACGACGGCTGACATTCAAAAAGCCGCGCAACGGTACCTCAATATGGATGACTATGTACAGATAACTTTGCTACCTGAACAACAGTAA
- a CDS encoding DNA repair exonuclease, giving the protein MKPLRFIHTADLHLGSPLKSIGEVSGELQEQLHNATFTALRQIVSAAIELEVDFVLIAGDLYDLESRSIRANRIVAQQLRRLDEAGINAYLIAGNHDPLTREGADAFDLPKNAHVFGTETEICEYSRDGEVVARILGQSYRSSSEPRKMYSGFTPPDASVWNIGMLHTALDPNNTRYVPCHPDDLASKQEIHYWALGHVHQQRVVQSGEQPIVYPGNPQGRDTGETGINGCVLVEMTPGEEPDISTIPTSSIIWDIKDISIDPGDSEPPESIDALLDQFRSAIEDMPDENYIDEPILPAHPNFEDEYRIDGHIIRWHVTGKGPLHDELAKNREEAGETITEVLREEFGQMSPFVWTESVRIRTGKPVPPIEELAGNSELFSDIRKIMDEFSSGEPSVDFDDILGKIWDTSGDYENMNPERFVAGQRDIEGFIEEAGQRIVESILERRDDS; this is encoded by the coding sequence ATGAAACCACTCAGGTTTATTCACACTGCTGATTTGCACCTCGGAAGCCCGCTGAAAAGTATCGGCGAGGTTTCCGGAGAGCTACAGGAGCAGCTTCACAACGCCACGTTTACTGCATTGCGACAAATCGTTAGTGCTGCTATTGAGCTGGAGGTGGACTTTGTCCTGATCGCCGGAGATTTATATGATCTGGAATCCAGGAGTATCCGCGCCAACCGAATTGTTGCTCAGCAACTCCGCCGATTGGATGAAGCCGGAATCAACGCTTATCTCATCGCCGGGAATCATGATCCGCTTACCAGAGAAGGAGCGGATGCCTTTGATCTTCCAAAGAATGCCCATGTCTTTGGCACCGAAACGGAAATATGCGAATATTCCAGAGATGGTGAAGTAGTTGCAAGGATTTTAGGGCAATCATACCGTTCGTCATCCGAACCACGGAAAATGTACAGCGGGTTTACGCCGCCGGATGCATCGGTTTGGAATATCGGGATGCTGCATACAGCGCTTGACCCGAATAACACAAGATACGTTCCCTGCCATCCTGACGATTTGGCCTCAAAACAAGAAATTCACTACTGGGCGTTAGGTCATGTCCATCAACAGCGGGTTGTGCAATCCGGAGAGCAGCCGATTGTCTATCCCGGGAATCCGCAGGGACGCGATACCGGCGAAACCGGTATCAATGGATGCGTACTTGTTGAAATGACACCGGGCGAGGAACCGGATATCTCGACGATCCCGACTTCGTCAATTATCTGGGATATCAAAGACATCAGCATTGATCCGGGTGATTCTGAGCCACCAGAATCAATTGATGCTTTACTCGATCAATTCCGAAGTGCAATCGAAGATATGCCTGACGAAAATTATATAGACGAACCTATACTGCCGGCACATCCCAATTTCGAGGACGAATATAGGATCGATGGTCACATCATCCGGTGGCACGTGACAGGGAAAGGGCCGCTTCATGACGAGCTGGCCAAAAATCGGGAGGAGGCTGGCGAAACAATCACCGAGGTTCTTCGTGAGGAATTTGGGCAAATGTCGCCATTCGTCTGGACCGAATCCGTTCGGATTCGCACCGGAAAACCGGTCCCACCGATCGAGGAACTCGCCGGGAACAGCGAACTATTCAGCGACATCCGAAAAATTATGGATGAGTTCTCATCCGGGGAGCCATCCGTAGACTTCGATGATATTTTGGGCAAGATATGGGATACATCAGGTGATTACGAGAATATGAATCCGGAACGGTTTGTCGCCGGGCAGAGAGATATTGAAGGGTTCATCGAAGAAGCCGGCCAGCGAATTGTCGAGAGTATCCTGGAACGGAGAGACGACTCATGA
- a CDS encoding sodium:solute symporter, which translates to MTEPGWLVILPPVVAILLAMRTKQVILSLFSGIWFGWMLLNSWNPLAGLTDALGSLVTVFADAGSTRVILFSVLVGSLIALMQRSGGVEGFVDYVIRKKLITNRFTAQLLVWILGIIIFIESSIKILVAGAISRPLFDTMKISREKLSYILDSTSAPACMLVPLNAWGAFAIGLIAAQGIDDPVRQLLWSIPMNFYSIVAILFVLYIIFSQSDFGPMHKAETRIRETGALLRKGAMPLMDESITMLDAKPDIRHHARNMVIPVLVMVGTMPVAMYITGDGSITQGSGSTSVFWAVMFAIGAAGILYRSTGIMKVTEVVDVSVKGAGGMISLGAIMLLAFALGNTCNELGTGEYIASMASGFLTPALIPAVVFITAGFIAFSTGTSFGTFALMMPLALPLAMDAGVSIPLAVSAVLGGGVFGDHCSPISDTTVVASMAAATDHIDHVNTQIPYALVSAGIALVIYVIVGFIAV; encoded by the coding sequence ATGACAGAACCTGGCTGGCTGGTCATTCTCCCGCCGGTGGTGGCGATACTCCTGGCAATGCGCACGAAACAGGTTATCCTCTCCCTGTTTTCCGGAATATGGTTTGGCTGGATGCTGCTTAATTCCTGGAATCCGCTGGCTGGACTCACGGACGCGCTCGGCTCTCTGGTGACGGTTTTCGCTGACGCCGGCAGCACCCGCGTGATCCTGTTTAGCGTGCTGGTAGGGAGTTTAATTGCTCTGATGCAGCGTTCTGGCGGTGTGGAAGGCTTTGTGGATTACGTAATCCGGAAAAAACTCATTACCAACCGCTTTACGGCGCAACTCCTGGTCTGGATTCTCGGGATTATCATATTCATTGAAAGCAGCATCAAGATATTAGTCGCCGGAGCAATTTCACGTCCCTTGTTTGACACCATGAAAATCAGCCGGGAGAAGCTCTCATATATCCTGGATTCCACGTCGGCCCCGGCCTGTATGCTGGTCCCATTGAATGCGTGGGGTGCGTTTGCCATTGGATTAATCGCTGCCCAGGGTATTGACGATCCGGTGCGGCAGCTGTTGTGGTCTATTCCAATGAATTTTTACTCCATCGTAGCCATACTCTTTGTGCTTTATATCATCTTCAGTCAATCGGATTTCGGCCCAATGCATAAAGCCGAAACCAGGATCAGGGAGACGGGCGCCCTTTTACGGAAGGGCGCTATGCCGCTGATGGATGAAAGCATCACAATGCTCGATGCGAAGCCGGACATCAGGCATCATGCCCGCAATATGGTGATTCCGGTCCTCGTGATGGTGGGAACGATGCCGGTAGCCATGTATATCACAGGTGATGGAAGTATTACGCAGGGTTCAGGCTCAACATCGGTCTTTTGGGCGGTAATGTTTGCGATTGGCGCTGCTGGCATACTGTATCGTAGTACCGGGATTATGAAAGTCACCGAAGTGGTGGACGTCTCTGTGAAAGGTGCCGGCGGTATGATATCTCTGGGCGCGATTATGCTACTGGCGTTTGCCCTGGGGAATACATGCAACGAACTCGGTACCGGCGAATATATCGCATCCATGGCTTCAGGTTTTCTTACGCCGGCACTGATTCCGGCCGTCGTGTTTATAACCGCCGGATTTATCGCATTCTCCACCGGTACCTCCTTTGGTACTTTTGCGCTTATGATGCCACTTGCGCTTCCCTTAGCGATGGACGCAGGGGTCAGCATTCCCCTGGCGGTTTCCGCCGTGCTCGGCGGCGGCGTGTTCGGCGATCACTGCTCCCCGATATCGGATACTACAGTCGTGGCCTCCATGGCCGCAGCCACCGACCATATTGACCATGTTAACACCCAGATTCCGTATGCCCTCGTCAGCGCCGGAATCGCATTGGTTATCTATGTAATTGTGGGGTTTATTGCAGTGTAA
- a CDS encoding AAA family ATPase, translating into MIIKSLLIQDFGIIQGQELRDLNNGINVIAGPNRAGKTTLMQLLRYLGYKFPKTDLMPAPKVSRRARATMQLEDGAEVILERDGQSDPVLAVTSGSRDISIEDIFHVDDFTYRQLFTISLDELRRFPAGVDGKKESRRLQSVLLGAGLTDAANLSEVLRDFRKQAEDIGGKHGNQRVSEFKDHNQDIREAVEQRKEANQQIRIYQENLEEKNEVESELAALKEQKSSLEKRRVRLEFLHQYAETFLNYRNLTDELSGEENRELLTDFEEEYLSTAKRLLETYPEVIEKYGEAKRDFKRQVPGDKWQEVKNSLLNATDEIRRWERELSGLREQIQTFRNEQQQIAEKREEIATDLGQVNSDWGEDFTALETIRTDRVDRAVLREKIAEFLRVTDRKRGASQEIDTLEQQVESIEDEISEIESHRKIDPVKMYGVGLLIIISGILLGILTYPWIGLLVGIGGVGVLVVRYLGETEARQQMSRLESELRQTKKQLQSRKSELEDLESKWEKLNEEVGQYRDTLGLPAEVHPESLRNYFDDVADLKKRIAQWNSQREDLKRAEQDILENLDDLRGVLDNIYPEDIGEPAIDDADELMHRITQASEWLDSAKDLNSLEEQKEDQEKQIHRICFPDSGQMNLDDAPSTSEDYIRSLEEFVEEGQRYSELTEKEDEAERLAYSLENGFNARVKSVFTKDSMEDAPDTLEDLLNILEEYYEQFASEKEIADNLRSVENSIEQVTGEITDAQKRVERLNVRLEELATTEKLEQAQEQIDKARSRLEPLAREFAINRIATAILEQAQERFMHRTRDELLTSASEYFRRITSDDYASIALPKELENADFVSLTEDGNSVETTRYLSRGTREQLFMSVRLSRIKEITPPLPVILDDSLVNFDSAHRRQAVRVLQELAKTNQIFVMTCHPELVEFLHEAGDEISYMTIDAGVIAGSSYTKVLEHLRR; encoded by the coding sequence ATGATCATCAAATCTCTCCTGATACAGGACTTTGGCATAATTCAGGGGCAGGAACTTCGGGACTTGAATAATGGGATCAATGTGATCGCCGGGCCGAATCGTGCCGGAAAAACAACCCTGATGCAGTTGCTTCGATATCTGGGGTATAAATTTCCGAAAACAGATCTTATGCCAGCGCCAAAAGTCTCTCGCCGGGCCAGGGCAACGATGCAACTCGAGGACGGCGCAGAAGTTATTCTGGAGCGGGACGGGCAGTCTGATCCTGTCCTCGCGGTTACCAGTGGCAGCAGGGATATTTCCATAGAGGACATTTTTCATGTAGATGATTTTACCTATCGTCAACTATTTACTATCAGCCTGGATGAGTTGCGCAGATTCCCGGCAGGTGTAGATGGTAAAAAAGAGAGCCGTCGGCTGCAGTCGGTGTTACTTGGTGCAGGATTGACGGATGCGGCCAATTTGTCCGAGGTTTTGCGGGATTTTCGGAAGCAAGCGGAGGATATTGGGGGGAAGCACGGAAATCAACGGGTTTCGGAGTTTAAAGATCACAATCAGGATATAAGGGAGGCCGTTGAACAGCGGAAGGAGGCCAACCAACAAATCCGGATCTACCAGGAGAACCTGGAAGAAAAAAACGAGGTCGAATCTGAGCTGGCTGCACTAAAAGAGCAGAAGTCTTCTCTGGAAAAACGGCGCGTCCGGCTGGAGTTTTTGCATCAGTATGCGGAAACATTTTTAAATTATCGGAATTTGACCGATGAATTATCCGGTGAAGAGAACCGGGAGTTACTCACTGATTTCGAAGAAGAATATTTGTCGACAGCCAAACGCTTGCTGGAAACATACCCTGAGGTCATAGAGAAGTACGGAGAGGCAAAGCGGGATTTTAAGCGTCAGGTGCCCGGTGATAAGTGGCAGGAAGTGAAAAACTCGCTACTGAATGCAACTGACGAAATTCGACGCTGGGAGCGGGAACTCTCGGGACTCCGGGAACAGATACAAACCTTTCGAAATGAACAACAACAGATCGCGGAGAAACGAGAGGAAATTGCCACGGATTTAGGGCAGGTAAACTCCGACTGGGGCGAAGATTTTACAGCCCTTGAGACGATCCGGACTGACCGGGTTGATCGCGCAGTACTCCGCGAAAAAATTGCCGAATTCCTCAGAGTAACCGACCGGAAGAGAGGCGCCAGCCAGGAGATTGATACGCTCGAACAGCAAGTCGAGTCGATAGAGGATGAAATTTCAGAAATTGAATCGCACCGGAAAATCGACCCTGTGAAAATGTATGGAGTCGGGTTGTTAATCATAATCTCAGGAATTCTCCTGGGAATACTGACCTACCCCTGGATTGGTTTACTGGTGGGAATTGGCGGTGTTGGAGTGCTGGTGGTCAGATATCTGGGCGAAACAGAAGCCCGGCAGCAGATGAGTCGGCTTGAATCGGAATTGCGGCAAACGAAGAAACAGTTACAGTCCCGAAAGTCAGAACTTGAAGATCTTGAAAGTAAGTGGGAAAAATTAAACGAAGAGGTTGGCCAATACCGTGATACCCTGGGATTACCGGCTGAGGTACACCCGGAGAGTCTCCGGAATTATTTTGACGATGTAGCAGATCTCAAGAAACGTATAGCACAGTGGAACTCCCAGCGTGAAGACCTGAAGCGGGCAGAGCAAGATATATTGGAAAACCTGGATGATCTCCGCGGTGTCCTGGACAATATTTATCCGGAGGATATTGGGGAACCCGCTATTGACGATGCAGACGAATTGATGCATCGAATAACGCAGGCATCGGAGTGGCTGGACTCGGCGAAAGATCTCAATTCTCTGGAAGAACAGAAGGAAGACCAGGAGAAACAAATACATCGCATCTGTTTTCCGGATTCGGGACAGATGAACCTGGACGATGCGCCGTCTACCAGTGAAGATTATATTCGCTCTCTTGAAGAGTTTGTTGAGGAAGGACAAAGATATTCTGAGCTGACGGAAAAGGAGGACGAGGCGGAAAGGTTAGCATATTCTCTGGAAAACGGTTTTAACGCCCGTGTCAAGAGTGTATTCACCAAAGACTCCATGGAGGACGCCCCGGACACTCTTGAGGATTTACTCAATATTTTGGAGGAATATTACGAGCAATTTGCCAGTGAAAAGGAGATAGCCGATAACCTTCGATCGGTGGAAAATTCCATTGAGCAGGTGACCGGAGAGATTACGGATGCGCAGAAGCGCGTGGAACGCCTGAACGTTCGCCTGGAAGAATTGGCGACCACGGAAAAGCTGGAACAGGCCCAGGAACAGATCGACAAGGCCAGGAGCCGCCTTGAACCGCTTGCGAGGGAATTTGCGATAAACAGGATTGCAACCGCTATTCTGGAGCAGGCCCAGGAGCGATTTATGCATCGAACGCGGGATGAACTTCTTACGTCAGCCAGTGAATATTTTAGGAGAATCACTTCTGACGACTATGCAAGTATCGCCCTTCCAAAAGAACTGGAAAATGCTGATTTCGTGAGCCTGACCGAGGACGGAAATTCGGTGGAGACCACCCGGTACCTGAGCCGGGGCACCAGAGAACAACTGTTCATGAGCGTCCGGCTGAGTCGCATCAAAGAGATTACACCGCCGCTGCCGGTTATCCTGGACGACAGTCTGGTGAATTTTGACAGTGCACATCGGAGACAGGCAGTTCGGGTGCTACAGGAATTGGCAAAAACGAATCAGATATTTGTGATGACCTGTCATCCCGAACTCGTGGAATTCCTTCATGAGGCTGGTGACGAGATAAGTTATATGACAATCGACGCCGGAGTAATCGCCGGGAGCAGTTATACTAAAGTACTGGAGCATCTCCGTAGATAA